In Trichocoleus sp. FACHB-46, one genomic interval encodes:
- a CDS encoding recombinase family protein, with product MKQTTCALYLRISTVDKGQDTDNQLLQLQEFCDRQGWQIVETYIDRESGRKGKRERDGFNRMFEDAAKRKFDVLLFWSLERFSREGIRKTIAYLQQLSNLGCRFKSYTEPLLDTENELVAHIVVGVLAYLAQQEAVRISERTQAGLQRVQSQGKILSRPDGFEQWKDQLAEL from the coding sequence ATGAAGCAAACAACTTGTGCCCTATACCTTCGGATTTCAACGGTCGATAAGGGACAAGATACTGATAACCAGCTTTTGCAACTTCAAGAATTTTGCGATCGCCAAGGTTGGCAGATTGTTGAAACCTACATTGATCGCGAATCGGGCCGAAAGGGTAAGCGTGAGCGCGACGGCTTCAACCGCATGTTTGAGGATGCGGCAAAGCGAAAGTTTGATGTACTGCTGTTCTGGTCGCTCGAGCGCTTTAGTCGCGAAGGCATCCGCAAGACGATCGCCTACCTCCAGCAACTCAGCAATCTAGGCTGTAGATTCAAGAGCTACACTGAACCACTGCTGGATACCGAGAATGAATTGGTGGCCCACATCGTTGTGGGAGTTCTAGCCTACCTCGCGCAACAAGAAGCAGTCCGAATTTCTGAGCGAACGCAGGCAGGACTCCAACGAGTGCAATCGCAAGGAAAGATTCTAAGTCGTCCCGATGGCTTTGAACAATGGAAAGACCAACTGGCCGAACTATAA